The Globicephala melas chromosome 20, mGloMel1.2, whole genome shotgun sequence genome contains a region encoding:
- the LOC115843582 gene encoding large ribosomal subunit protein uL15-like, with amino-acid sequence MPSRIRKTRKLRGHVSHSHGRIGKHRKHPGGRGNAGGMHHHRINFDKYHPGYFGKVGMRHYHLKRDQSFCPSVNLDKLWTLVSEQTRVNAAKSKTGAAPITDAVRSGYYKVLGEGKLPKQAVILKAKFFSRRAEEKIKGVGGACVLVA; translated from the coding sequence ATGCCATCCAGAATAAGGAAGACCCGGAAACTTAGGGGCCACGTGAGCCACAGCCACGGCCGCATAGGCAAACACCGGAAGCACCCGGGAGGCCGCGGTAATGCTGGTGGCATGCATCACCACAGGATCAACTTCGACAAATATCACCCAGGATACTTTGGGAAAGTTGGTATGAGGCATTACCACTTAAAGAGGGACCAGAGCTTCTGCCCAAGCGTCAACCTTGATAAACTGTGGACCTTGGTCAGTGAGCAGACACGGGTAAATGCCGCCAAGAGCAAGACTGGAGCTGCTCCTATCACTGATGCGGTGCGATCGGGTTACTACAAAGTTCTGGGGGAGGGAAAGCTCCCAAAGCAGGCTGTCATCCTGAAGGCCAAATTCTTCAGCAGAAGAGCTGAGGAGAAGATTAAGGGTGTGGGTGGGGCTTGTGTCCTGGTAGCTTGA